One window from the genome of bacterium encodes:
- a CDS encoding ABC transporter permease, whose protein sequence is MNETSLARPREAQASARVRRHPALETGRRIGRSPSAVVGGILLLVIGGAAVLAPLISPFNPVKANQRFPLDPPSAAHLMGTDRFGRDILSRVLWGGQLSLSVGLVSVGIAACIGVTLGLVSGYYGRRTDAVIMRLVDLLLAFPGILLALAIIATLGSSLQNLMIAVGISAIPNYVRVTRGAVLSLKEQEFVLAARVVGCRDHTIIFRHILPNVMASLTVLATLGIAAAIITGSALSFLGLGIRPPTPEWGNMLAEGREFLEHAWWVAFFPGIAIMLAVLSINLLGDGLRDALDPRLRL, encoded by the coding sequence ATGAATGAGACCTCGCTGGCGCGTCCCCGGGAGGCGCAGGCCTCCGCGCGGGTGCGCCGCCACCCGGCGCTCGAGACGGGACGGCGGATCGGACGAAGCCCGAGCGCGGTGGTCGGGGGGATCCTGCTGCTGGTGATCGGGGGGGCGGCGGTCCTCGCGCCACTGATCAGCCCGTTCAATCCCGTGAAGGCGAACCAGCGCTTCCCCCTCGATCCTCCAAGCGCCGCCCACCTGATGGGAACCGACCGGTTCGGCCGCGACATCCTGTCCCGCGTTCTCTGGGGGGGCCAGCTCTCGCTGTCGGTGGGCCTCGTCTCCGTGGGGATCGCCGCCTGCATCGGGGTGACGTTGGGGCTGGTCTCGGGCTACTACGGGCGGCGCACGGACGCCGTCATCATGCGGCTGGTCGATCTGCTGCTGGCGTTTCCGGGGATCCTGCTCGCGCTGGCGATCATCGCCACGCTCGGCAGCAGCCTGCAGAACCTCATGATCGCGGTGGGCATCTCCGCGATCCCCAACTACGTACGGGTCACCCGGGGTGCGGTGCTGAGCCTGAAGGAGCAGGAGTTCGTGCTCGCGGCGCGGGTGGTCGGCTGCCGCGACCACACGATCATCTTCCGGCACATTCTGCCGAACGTGATGGCCTCCCTGACCGTCCTCGCCACGCTCGGGATCGCCGCGGCGATCATCACCGGGTCGGCGCTGAGCTTCCTCGGCCTGGGGATCCGCCCTCCCACACCGGAGTGGGGAAACATGCTGGCCGAGGGACGCGAGTTTCTCGAGCACGCCTGGTGGGTGGCCTTCTTCCCCGGCATCGCCATCATGCTGGCCGTCCTCTCCATCAATCTCCTGGGCGACGGCCTGCGCGACGCGCTCGACCCCCGCCTGCGTCTCTGA
- a CDS encoding Gfo/Idh/MocA family oxidoreductase, with the protein MKTIRWGVLGVANIAVKAVIPAIQHAANATLDAIASRTADRAQETARGLGIARAHGSYEALLADPEIEAIYIPLPNSLHREWTIRCAEAGKHVLCEKPLAPTAAECTEMIAACREHGVTLMEAFMYRFHPRTERVARAVAGGTLGEVRLVRAAFTFHVSNPRNIRLQPALAGGALYDVGCYTVNVSRMILGEPEGVFACGRVGAHGVDDQLGGVLRYPDGRMALIDCGLSLPRRQMYEVVGSDARLSVPFAFLPGTADAEVHLTRGGDRSAEVIPGVDQYQLMVEAFDRAAGSGAPAPLPPGDAVGNLRVIEALHRSLRSGRPESVDR; encoded by the coding sequence GTGAAGACGATCCGCTGGGGGGTCCTGGGTGTCGCCAACATCGCCGTCAAGGCGGTGATCCCCGCGATCCAGCATGCCGCCAACGCCACCCTCGACGCCATCGCCAGCCGGACCGCCGACAGGGCTCAGGAAACGGCGCGCGGCCTCGGGATCGCCCGCGCCCACGGGTCGTACGAGGCATTGCTGGCCGACCCGGAGATCGAGGCCATTTACATCCCGCTCCCGAACTCCCTCCACCGCGAATGGACGATCCGGTGCGCGGAAGCCGGCAAGCACGTCCTGTGCGAGAAGCCGCTCGCGCCCACGGCCGCGGAGTGCACGGAGATGATCGCCGCGTGCCGCGAGCACGGGGTCACGCTGATGGAAGCCTTCATGTATCGGTTCCATCCGCGCACCGAGCGGGTGGCGAGGGCGGTGGCGGGCGGCACCCTGGGGGAGGTCCGGCTGGTCCGCGCCGCGTTCACCTTCCACGTCAGCAACCCGCGCAACATCCGCCTCCAGCCGGCCCTGGCGGGCGGCGCGCTCTACGACGTCGGCTGCTACACGGTCAACGTCAGCCGCATGATCCTGGGAGAACCGGAGGGCGTGTTTGCCTGCGGGCGCGTCGGCGCGCACGGCGTGGACGACCAGCTCGGCGGGGTGCTCAGGTACCCGGACGGGCGGATGGCCCTCATCGACTGCGGCCTCTCGCTGCCGCGCCGTCAGATGTACGAGGTGGTGGGCAGCGACGCCCGGCTCTCCGTCCCGTTTGCGTTCCTGCCGGGCACGGCGGACGCGGAGGTGCACCTCACCCGCGGGGGCGACCGGTCGGCGGAAGTCATCCCCGGCGTGGATCAGTACCAGCTGATGGTCGAAGCCTTCGACCGCGCGGCCGGTTCGGGGGCCCCGGCGCCGCTTCCGCCCGGGGACGCCGTCGGCAACCTGCGGGTGATCGAGGCGCTGCACCGATCGCTCCGCAGCGGCCGGCCCGAGTCCGTGGACCGCTGA
- a CDS encoding D-2-hydroxyacid dehydrogenase yields the protein MAAPAAPAPRRTVLIASYLEQEYVERIARVEGVRVIYEPTLLPRPRYPMDHHGAPLRRSEREERRWREYLRQAEVLFDFDYTTPQGFADLAPQVRWIQATSAGIGQYLVRTELIRSPITFTTARGIHGVPLAEFVLLSMLWFAKNGPRIARDQAAHRWERTCAAELRGATVGIVGFGGVGREVARTCRALGLRVIATRRTATAETTDGEAQRVLPPSHLPALLREVDFLVLCAPLTPLTERLIGPAQLALMKPGAVLINISRGAVVDEPAMSAALRSGHLGGAALDVAAEEPLPRESPLWDLPNVLISPHSASTVTTENAKLTDLFCENLRRYIGGSALLNVFDREHLY from the coding sequence ATGGCCGCACCGGCGGCACCCGCACCCCGGCGGACGGTGCTGATCGCTTCCTACCTGGAGCAGGAATACGTGGAGCGGATCGCCCGGGTGGAGGGGGTCCGCGTCATCTACGAGCCGACCCTGCTCCCCAGGCCGCGGTATCCCATGGACCACCACGGGGCACCCCTTCGGCGGAGCGAACGCGAGGAGCGGCGCTGGCGGGAGTATCTCCGCCAGGCGGAAGTGCTGTTTGATTTCGACTATACGACCCCCCAGGGCTTCGCGGACCTGGCCCCGCAGGTCCGCTGGATTCAGGCGACAAGCGCGGGGATCGGCCAATATCTGGTCCGCACGGAGCTCATCCGCTCCCCGATCACGTTCACGACGGCCCGCGGCATTCACGGCGTCCCGCTCGCCGAGTTCGTCCTCCTGTCGATGCTGTGGTTCGCCAAGAACGGCCCGCGGATCGCCCGCGATCAGGCCGCCCACCGGTGGGAGCGCACGTGCGCGGCCGAACTTCGAGGGGCCACCGTGGGAATCGTCGGGTTCGGCGGAGTCGGCAGGGAGGTGGCGCGCACGTGCCGCGCGCTGGGCCTGCGGGTCATCGCGACGAGGCGGACGGCGACGGCGGAGACCACGGACGGCGAGGCGCAGCGTGTCCTCCCACCGTCCCACCTCCCGGCACTCCTCCGCGAGGTCGACTTCCTCGTCCTCTGCGCCCCGCTGACCCCGCTGACCGAGAGGCTGATCGGCCCGGCACAGCTGGCGCTGATGAAACCCGGCGCCGTCCTGATCAACATCTCCCGCGGCGCCGTCGTGGATGAACCGGCGATGAGCGCCGCCCTCCGCTCCGGGCACCTCGGAGGGGCGGCGCTCGACGTCGCCGCCGAGGAACCGCTCCCCAGGGAAAGCCCGTTGTGGGATCTCCCCAACGTCCTGATCAGCCCGCACTCGGCGAGCACCGTGACCACGGAGAATGCCAAGCTGACCGACCTCTTCTGCGAGAACCTGCGGCGCTACATCGGGGGGAGTGCCCTGCTGAACGTCTTCGATAGGGAGCACCTCTACTGA
- a CDS encoding 3-oxoacyl-ACP reductase family protein, with the protein MGEPTTTYALNGGHALVTGGSRSIGRGIALGLARCGADVAVNYRGDAAAAAEVVAEITRRGRKAAAVQGDVTDPASIERILDDAESAVGPIDILVNNAGVLKRTPFLEISKDEWDWVLHTDLDACFLMGQAVARRMVNRGIRGRIINIASTSSRNAGPLLTHYCVAKAGLSMLTRQMAVELAEHGINVNEVNPGLIATDMTRGYIRNEANRQSRLSRIPLKLIGEPEDVVGAVLFLASKEARLVTGASLYIDGGFTAW; encoded by the coding sequence ATGGGCGAGCCAACCACGACCTACGCGTTGAACGGGGGGCACGCCCTCGTCACCGGCGGAAGCCGGAGCATCGGCCGCGGCATCGCATTAGGGCTCGCGCGATGCGGCGCCGACGTGGCGGTCAACTACCGGGGAGATGCGGCCGCGGCGGCCGAGGTCGTGGCGGAGATTACGCGCCGGGGGAGGAAGGCGGCCGCCGTCCAGGGGGACGTGACCGATCCGGCCTCCATCGAGCGCATCCTCGACGACGCGGAGTCGGCCGTCGGCCCGATCGACATCCTCGTCAACAACGCCGGCGTGCTGAAACGCACTCCCTTCCTGGAGATCTCCAAGGACGAATGGGACTGGGTGCTGCACACGGACCTCGACGCCTGCTTCCTGATGGGACAGGCCGTCGCACGCCGGATGGTCAACCGCGGCATCCGGGGACGGATCATCAACATCGCCTCGACCAGCTCCAGGAACGCCGGACCGCTGCTGACGCACTACTGCGTCGCCAAGGCCGGGCTGAGCATGCTGACCAGGCAGATGGCCGTCGAGCTCGCCGAACACGGGATCAACGTCAACGAGGTCAACCCCGGGCTGATCGCGACGGACATGACGCGCGGGTACATCCGGAACGAAGCCAACCGACAGTCACGCCTGAGCCGCATCCCCCTCAAGCTGATCGGGGAGCCGGAGGATGTCGTCGGCGCGGTGCTGTTCCTCGCCTCGAAGGAGGCGCGGCTCGTCACCGGCGCGAGCCTCTACATCGACGGCGGGTTCACGGCCTGGTGA
- a CDS encoding glucose 1-dehydrogenase produces MRLAGKVALVTGGASGIGRATAIRFAREGARVVVVDRDRAAGEEIGRGLAGAGGQGGFINADVAVAADCERAVRDCRARCGGLDILVNNAGIELVAPLVETAEADWDRVLGVNLKGIYLMSRAAIPILAAGGGGVIINTASQLALVGARSFAAYTASKGAALNLTRSMALDCAPLGIRVNALCPGAIDTPLLRRQFAGERRGPQGTLDDLVRLHPLGRLGRPEEVAAAAVFLASDESSFVTGSALVVDGGYTAQ; encoded by the coding sequence ATGAGGCTGGCGGGAAAGGTCGCGTTGGTGACGGGGGGCGCCTCCGGGATCGGCAGGGCCACCGCGATCCGCTTCGCCCGGGAGGGCGCCCGGGTCGTTGTGGTGGACCGCGATCGGGCCGCCGGCGAAGAGATCGGACGCGGGCTCGCCGGCGCGGGGGGGCAGGGAGGCTTCATCAACGCCGACGTGGCGGTCGCCGCCGACTGCGAGCGCGCCGTGCGCGACTGCCGGGCGCGGTGCGGCGGGCTGGACATCCTCGTCAACAACGCCGGGATCGAGCTGGTGGCCCCGCTCGTCGAGACCGCGGAGGCCGATTGGGACCGCGTCCTCGGCGTGAACCTCAAGGGGATCTACCTGATGTCGCGCGCGGCGATCCCGATCCTCGCCGCGGGGGGCGGCGGCGTGATCATCAACACCGCTTCGCAGCTCGCGCTGGTGGGGGCGCGGAGCTTCGCGGCCTACACGGCCTCCAAAGGCGCGGCGCTCAACCTCACCCGCAGCATGGCGCTGGACTGCGCGCCGCTCGGGATCCGCGTGAACGCCCTGTGCCCTGGGGCGATCGATACCCCGCTGCTGCGGCGGCAGTTTGCGGGGGAGCGGCGCGGACCGCAGGGGACCCTCGACGACCTCGTCCGCCTCCACCCGCTGGGGCGCCTGGGACGGCCCGAGGAGGTGGCCGCGGCGGCCGTGTTCCTCGCCAGCGACGAATCCAGCTTCGTTACCGGCTCCGCCCTCGTCGTCGACGGGGGCTACACCGCGCAGTAG
- a CDS encoding amidohydrolase family protein, producing MLSLLVRRAQIADGEPAVDIGIADGRIARISPAAPAGTPGTAERVIDAAGCVALPGLIESHIHLDKALLERRRPNRSGTLREALEGTAELKRAFTYDDVYARATQVLRWAMSRGVTHLRCHTEIDPIVGLLGFRALCDVRKAFQGRVDLQIVAFPQEGIFRAPGTERLLRTALESGADLLGGVPYNDRDPGEHIERLFGLAREYDVDLDLHVDFSDNPADRTIATIADLAIAYRYEGRVAVGHLTSLGAMAPQEAGVLIERIRAAGIHVITLPATDLYLNGRGGEGPAPRGLTPVRRLLDAGVNVCLSSNNVRNAFTPFGRADPLEIALLLAYAGHMGTPTDRLRLLAMVTVNPARALGLAERYGLQVGRDADLVVLSSTRLDEVVADQPERLWVIKRGRVVVETTSTVWLDEPASAGGGSA from the coding sequence ATGCTGTCGCTGCTGGTCCGGCGGGCCCAGATCGCCGACGGCGAGCCGGCGGTCGATATCGGCATTGCGGACGGCCGCATCGCCCGGATCTCGCCGGCGGCCCCCGCGGGCACCCCGGGGACCGCGGAACGGGTGATCGACGCCGCCGGGTGCGTCGCGCTGCCCGGGTTGATCGAGAGCCACATCCACCTCGACAAGGCGCTCTTGGAGCGCCGCCGCCCGAACCGATCGGGAACGCTGCGCGAGGCGCTCGAGGGGACGGCCGAGCTGAAGCGGGCCTTCACCTACGACGACGTCTACGCGCGCGCGACCCAAGTGCTGCGGTGGGCGATGTCCCGGGGCGTCACGCACCTGCGGTGCCACACCGAGATCGACCCGATCGTCGGCCTGCTCGGCTTCCGCGCCCTCTGCGACGTCCGGAAGGCGTTCCAGGGCCGGGTGGACCTTCAGATCGTCGCCTTTCCCCAGGAGGGGATCTTCCGGGCGCCGGGGACCGAGCGGCTCCTCCGGACCGCCCTCGAGTCCGGCGCGGACCTCTTGGGCGGGGTCCCGTACAACGATCGGGATCCGGGGGAGCACATCGAGCGCCTCTTCGGCCTGGCCCGAGAGTACGATGTCGACCTCGACCTGCACGTTGATTTCTCGGACAATCCCGCCGATCGCACGATCGCGACGATCGCCGACCTGGCGATCGCTTACCGGTACGAGGGGAGGGTCGCCGTCGGGCACCTCACCTCGCTCGGCGCCATGGCCCCACAGGAGGCGGGGGTTCTCATCGAGCGGATCCGGGCCGCCGGGATCCACGTGATCACGCTGCCGGCGACCGACCTCTACCTGAACGGCCGCGGGGGGGAGGGGCCGGCGCCCCGCGGCCTCACCCCCGTCCGGCGGCTGCTGGATGCCGGCGTGAACGTCTGCCTCAGCTCGAACAACGTGCGCAACGCGTTCACGCCGTTCGGGCGCGCCGACCCGCTGGAGATCGCCCTGCTCCTGGCCTACGCGGGACACATGGGCACGCCCACCGACCGCCTCCGGCTCCTGGCGATGGTGACGGTGAACCCGGCGCGCGCGCTGGGGCTCGCCGAGCGGTACGGTCTCCAGGTGGGGCGGGACGCCGATCTGGTGGTGCTGAGCTCGACCCGCTTGGACGAGGTCGTCGCCGATCAGCCCGAACGCCTCTGGGTCATCAAGCGGGGTCGGGTGGTGGTCGAGACGACCTCGACCGTGTGGCTGGACGAGCCGGCGAGTGCGGGAGGGGGATCGGCATGA
- a CDS encoding DNA-3-methyladenine glycosylase I yields MGAARRGAGVMVVRCGWAVGNPLAIGYHDREWGVPVRDDRVLFEFLTLEGAQAGLSWMTILGKRDRYRAAFAGFDPAKVARFDGRKVQSLLRDPGLVRNRLKIASAVVNARAIVKIQEETGSLSEYLWGFVGGRPITNAWRTPRQVPDRTPRSVEMSKDLKRRGFAFVGPTTCYAFMQAVGMVNDHLVRCFRHGQI; encoded by the coding sequence ATGGGGGCCGCACGCCGCGGGGCGGGGGTGATGGTCGTCCGGTGTGGATGGGCGGTGGGGAATCCGCTCGCGATCGGCTACCACGACCGCGAGTGGGGCGTGCCCGTTCGCGACGACCGCGTCCTCTTCGAGTTCCTGACGCTGGAAGGTGCCCAGGCGGGGCTGAGCTGGATGACGATCCTCGGGAAGCGCGACCGCTACCGCGCGGCGTTTGCCGGGTTTGATCCGGCGAAGGTGGCCCGGTTCGACGGGCGAAAGGTGCAGAGCCTGCTGCGAGATCCCGGACTGGTCCGCAATCGCCTGAAGATTGCGTCGGCCGTCGTAAACGCCCGGGCGATCGTCAAGATACAAGAGGAGACGGGGAGCCTCAGCGAGTATCTCTGGGGGTTCGTCGGCGGCCGCCCCATCACCAACGCCTGGCGAACGCCGCGTCAGGTCCCCGATCGGACCCCCCGATCCGTCGAGATGAGCAAGGACCTGAAGCGGCGGGGATTTGCCTTCGTCGGGCCCACCACCTGTTATGCGTTCATGCAAGCGGTCGGGATGGTCAACGATCATCTTGTGCGGTGCTTTCGGCACGGTCAGATCTGA
- a CDS encoding polysaccharide deacetylase, producing MARHLVCLTFDFDALSMWIARGMTTPTPISRGEFGAVGAERILALLRSYRIRSTWFIPGHTIETYPEICRRIHVEGHEIGNHGYLHEPPATLDSREREEAVLLRGNAAILGITGSGARGYRSPSWDLSPHTVDLLVAHGFLYDSSMMAHDCLPYRARHGDVLPADRPPRLGPATPLIEMPISWSLDDYPYFEYFRSPTHLQQGLRRAGDALENWVDDFRYMAKTEEWGVLTYTFHPQVVGRGHRMLALERLIEAVGEMGAVFARMDEVAAEYAARAPLGR from the coding sequence ATGGCCCGCCATCTGGTCTGCCTGACGTTCGACTTCGACGCGCTCTCGATGTGGATCGCGCGCGGCATGACGACGCCGACCCCGATCTCGCGCGGCGAGTTTGGGGCGGTGGGGGCGGAGCGGATCCTCGCCCTGCTCCGGTCGTACCGGATCCGCAGTACCTGGTTCATCCCCGGCCACACCATCGAGACGTATCCCGAGATTTGCCGGCGGATCCACGTCGAGGGACACGAGATCGGCAATCACGGGTACCTGCACGAACCGCCCGCGACGCTCGACAGTCGAGAGCGCGAGGAGGCGGTGCTGCTTCGCGGGAACGCGGCGATCCTCGGGATCACCGGGAGCGGTGCGCGCGGATATCGATCGCCGTCCTGGGACCTCAGCCCCCACACGGTGGATCTGCTCGTGGCCCACGGGTTTCTCTACGACAGCAGCATGATGGCCCACGACTGCCTGCCCTACCGGGCGCGGCACGGGGACGTGCTGCCGGCGGACCGGCCCCCGCGGCTGGGGCCGGCGACCCCCCTGATCGAGATGCCGATCAGCTGGTCGCTCGACGACTACCCGTACTTCGAGTATTTCCGCAGCCCCACCCACCTGCAGCAGGGGTTGAGGCGGGCCGGGGACGCGCTGGAGAATTGGGTGGACGACTTTCGGTACATGGCGAAGACCGAGGAGTGGGGGGTGCTGACCTACACCTTTCACCCCCAGGTGGTCGGCCGGGGGCACCGGATGCTGGCCCTGGAGCGGCTGATCGAGGCCGTCGGGGAAATGGGCGCGGTGTTTGCCCGAATGGACGAGGTGGCGGCGGAGTACGCGGCGCGCGCGCCGCTGGGACGTTGA
- a CDS encoding thiamine pyrophosphate-dependent dehydrogenase E1 component subunit alpha, translating to MADPRPDAPPDLAVEDLCRLHRFMLLQRLAEDRIVKLYRGGAIAGACFTGFGHEAIAVGAAYALGPDDVASTLHRDLGARLVLGMPLGYYFANFLGRTGSPSRGRGGNLQIGGLGPRILLHTDYIGATIPMAAGAALGFTIREEPRVAMTLFGEGTLAAGEFHEGANLAAVLRLPLVLVCWNNQFAYSTPLAREVAGPIVERMAGYGLASCAVDGNDVAAVHGAAKRAVERARGGGGASFIECRTMRIRGHSEADDASYVPPALIAEWRRRDPVERLEHSLLASGTLSAGSLEAVRAAALAEVDAAQAWAEASPPPDPAEVERGVYCEDRPWP from the coding sequence ATGGCAGACCCGCGCCCTGACGCTCCTCCCGATCTCGCCGTGGAGGATCTGTGCCGCCTGCACCGGTTCATGCTCCTGCAGCGATTGGCCGAGGATCGCATCGTGAAGCTGTACCGCGGCGGGGCGATCGCCGGCGCCTGCTTCACCGGGTTCGGGCACGAGGCCATCGCCGTCGGCGCCGCGTACGCGCTCGGCCCGGACGACGTGGCCTCCACCCTGCACCGCGATCTCGGCGCGCGATTGGTGCTGGGGATGCCGCTCGGGTACTATTTCGCCAATTTTCTCGGGCGGACCGGGTCGCCCAGCCGGGGGCGCGGTGGAAATCTCCAAATCGGGGGCCTCGGGCCGCGCATCCTCCTGCACACCGACTATATCGGAGCCACGATCCCCATGGCCGCGGGGGCGGCGCTCGGCTTCACGATCCGCGAGGAGCCCCGGGTGGCGATGACCCTGTTCGGCGAGGGCACACTCGCCGCGGGGGAGTTTCACGAGGGGGCGAACCTCGCCGCCGTCCTCCGGCTGCCGCTCGTCCTCGTCTGCTGGAACAACCAGTTCGCATACTCGACCCCGCTCGCCCGGGAGGTGGCCGGCCCGATCGTCGAGCGGATGGCGGGGTACGGTCTGGCCTCCTGCGCGGTCGACGGGAACGACGTCGCCGCGGTCCATGGGGCGGCCAAGCGCGCGGTGGAGCGGGCTCGGGGGGGCGGGGGCGCGTCGTTCATCGAGTGCCGGACGATGCGCATCCGCGGCCACTCCGAGGCCGACGACGCCTCCTACGTCCCCCCCGCTCTGATCGCGGAATGGCGACGGCGGGATCCGGTGGAGCGGCTGGAGCACTCCCTGCTCGCCTCGGGGACGCTCAGCGCCGGGAGCCTCGAAGCGGTCCGCGCCGCGGCGCTGGCCGAGGTGGACGCCGCCCAGGCGTGGGCGGAGGCGAGCCCCCCGCCCGATCCGGCGGAGGTGGAGCGTGGGGTCTACTGCGAGGACCGGCCGTGGCCGTGA
- a CDS encoding alpha-ketoacid dehydrogenase subunit beta has product MTYLEAISDALRLAMRADPAVILLGEDIAAYGGAFKITKGFLEEFGPRRVIDTPISEAAIVGASIGAALVGLRPVAEMQFADFISNAFNQIVNVAATSAYRAGGCVPIVVRAPCGAGTHGGPFHSQSIEAYFFHAPGLKIVMPATPADAKGLLLAAIADPNPVLYLEHKALYRSQRGPVDEGLTPAPLGKAAVRRPGRDLTVVTYGMMVHRCCEAADRAAAEGVDAEVIDLRTLLPLDLETIGASIERTTRVLIVQEDRLRGGIGAEIAAHIGEHLFGSLDAPIARIGAPNVPVPYAPELEAAYLPGADRIREAIIRLARW; this is encoded by the coding sequence ATGACCTATCTGGAGGCGATCAGCGACGCCCTGCGCCTGGCGATGCGGGCAGACCCGGCGGTCATCCTCCTCGGCGAAGATATCGCCGCGTACGGCGGCGCCTTCAAGATCACGAAGGGGTTTCTCGAGGAGTTCGGTCCCCGCCGCGTGATCGACACCCCGATCAGCGAGGCGGCGATCGTCGGCGCATCGATCGGCGCCGCGCTCGTCGGCCTGCGCCCCGTCGCCGAGATGCAGTTCGCCGACTTCATCTCCAACGCGTTCAACCAGATCGTGAACGTCGCGGCGACCTCCGCCTACCGCGCCGGCGGCTGCGTGCCGATCGTCGTCCGGGCCCCCTGCGGGGCCGGCACGCACGGCGGCCCGTTCCACTCGCAGTCGATCGAGGCATACTTCTTCCACGCGCCCGGGCTGAAGATCGTGATGCCCGCCACCCCCGCCGACGCGAAGGGGCTGCTGCTCGCCGCGATCGCCGACCCGAACCCCGTGCTGTACCTGGAGCACAAAGCGCTGTACCGGTCGCAGCGGGGCCCCGTCGACGAAGGCCTCACCCCGGCCCCCCTCGGCAAGGCCGCGGTGCGCCGCCCCGGTCGCGACCTTACCGTGGTCACCTACGGGATGATGGTGCACCGCTGCTGCGAGGCGGCCGACCGGGCCGCGGCGGAGGGCGTGGACGCCGAGGTGATCGACCTGCGGACACTGCTCCCGTTGGATCTCGAGACGATCGGCGCGTCGATCGAGCGCACCACCCGCGTCCTCATCGTCCAAGAAGACCGTCTCCGCGGCGGCATCGGCGCCGAGATCGCCGCCCACATCGGCGAGCACCTCTTCGGATCGCTCGACGCCCCGATCGCCCGGATCGGGGCCCCGAACGTCCCGGTCCCCTACGCGCCCGAACTCGAGGCAGCCTACCTGCCCGGCGCCGACCGAATCCGGGAGGCGATCATCCGTCTGGCCCGGTGGTAG
- a CDS encoding MFS transporter yields the protein MARLRRLAIDLSPFRESRLFRLLWWGQLVSGVGSDITRIALPYQVYRLTGSTLAVGLLALCQLIPLLTASLAGGAIADAYERRRLLMWLHAGLSACSVALAANAHLSTQRLWVLYALTACITAFDALTSPALGTLVPRFFPLDRLPAALALNGLARSFGALVGPVLGGVLIARIGLTGAYLADAATFLVALATLGALAPVPPHSSSPPAGLESIREGLRFLKGRKVLQSTFTIDLNAMIFGMPTSLFPAVARRLGGGSEVLGLLYAAPHAGAFVATLLSGGVGRVRRQGRAVMIAVVLWGAAVTAFGIARTLWPMLIFLAAAGAADLTSAIFRDAIAQSVTPDALRGRLNGMELAVVASGPALGDLEAGIVGSLTSVPFSIISGGIACILGVGVLAKLVPEFSRYDAAHPTP from the coding sequence GTGGCGCGCCTCCGGCGGCTGGCGATCGACCTGTCTCCGTTCCGCGAGTCTCGGCTGTTTCGGCTGCTCTGGTGGGGACAGTTGGTCTCGGGGGTCGGCAGCGACATCACCCGCATCGCGCTGCCCTACCAAGTCTACCGGCTCACCGGCTCCACGCTCGCGGTCGGGCTGCTGGCCCTCTGCCAGCTCATCCCGCTGCTGACGGCGTCGCTGGCCGGCGGCGCGATCGCCGACGCGTACGAGCGGCGCCGGCTGCTGATGTGGCTGCACGCCGGGCTGAGCGCGTGCTCGGTCGCGCTCGCCGCGAACGCGCACCTCTCCACCCAGCGGCTGTGGGTCCTGTACGCGCTGACGGCGTGCATCACGGCCTTCGACGCCCTGACCTCCCCCGCCCTCGGCACGCTGGTCCCGCGGTTCTTCCCGCTCGACCGGCTGCCGGCCGCGTTGGCCCTGAACGGCCTCGCCCGCAGCTTCGGCGCGCTCGTCGGTCCGGTCCTCGGCGGGGTGCTGATCGCCCGGATCGGACTGACCGGGGCGTATCTCGCCGATGCGGCGACGTTCCTCGTCGCGCTGGCCACCCTCGGCGCCCTTGCGCCCGTTCCGCCGCACAGCAGCAGCCCGCCGGCGGGGCTGGAGTCGATCCGGGAGGGCCTGCGCTTCCTCAAAGGGCGCAAGGTGCTGCAGTCCACCTTCACGATCGACCTGAACGCGATGATCTTCGGAATGCCGACCTCGCTGTTCCCGGCGGTGGCGCGGCGGCTGGGGGGCGGATCCGAAGTCCTCGGGCTCCTCTACGCGGCGCCGCACGCCGGCGCGTTCGTGGCGACGCTGCTGAGCGGAGGTGTGGGGCGCGTCCGACGCCAGGGACGCGCGGTCATGATCGCGGTGGTCCTCTGGGGCGCCGCCGTCACCGCCTTCGGGATCGCCCGCACCCTGTGGCCGATGCTGATCTTTCTCGCCGCCGCCGGCGCCGCCGATCTCACGAGCGCGATCTTCAGGGACGCCATCGCCCAGTCGGTGACGCCCGACGCGCTGCGCGGCCGCCTCAACGGGATGGAGCTGGCGGTCGTCGCCAGCGGGCCGGCGCTGGGGGACCTGGAAGCGGGGATCGTGGGATCGCTGACCAGCGTCCCCTTCTCCATCATCTCCGGAGGGATCGCCTGCATCCTCGGCGTGGGGGTTCTGGCCAAGCTCGTGCCCGAGTTTTCCCGGTACGACGCCGCGCACCCGACCCCCTGA